DNA sequence from the Moorena sp. SIOASIH genome:
AACTCGCTGGTTTAGGATACCTTTTAGGCTGGCTACCTTATTTTCTAGCTTAGCAATTGTGGGATGGGTGGGTTGGAAACGGTTACGCTCAAGGGCCAGTTCGACTTCCACTTGGCGCAATTCTTGGAGTGCCTCCTGCACCTCAGGAGACTGCTTGAGAGCCGTTAGAGCGATAGCTTGCTTGGAGTTCATGCCCAATCGTGTTTGGAGCGATTCGTACTGGGCATTGACATCAGCCATTTTAGACTGATTTTGGGCAATTTCTTTTTGCAAATCTGTCAGCACCTCGATAGCTGAGCGAGCTTCTGCGTCTAAAGATATCACTTGATTCTCTTGTTTGAACTGACGCAAAGCTGCTTCTGTTTTACTAACAGTAGCTTCTGCTTGAGGTAACTGTTTCTCAATAAACTTCCGGGCAGCTACAGCTTCAGCCCGTTGAAAATCTAAGTGATTTTCTAAATAGATACTCATTAGTTGATTAACAACTGCTGCTGCTTCTTGAGGGTCTTGAGATTGGTAAGACACTTCCAGAAGATCAGTTTTCCGGATATTGGTAACACTGACATTGTGTAAAAAGTCTTTAATTGCTAAAGGTTTCCCCTGATTATCTGTAAGATTTAGTGCGGTGATTGTCTTTTGAGCCAGAGGCTCAGACATCATGATGTTGGCTTCTGTATCTAGAGGATTAGTTTGGTCTACCAGAGGTTGTAAAATACCGATTTCTTTACCTACCTCGGTGACTGAAGACGTGGTATTAAGCCGCTTAAATAACAGCAATCCTTGGGCTACATATACCGGTTTTTGCAATGATGCCACCAGAGACATAATCACAGAAACTGTTACAAAAATACCGGAAGCTGGTAACCAACGTCGCTTCAGGATCCACCAATATTGTTCAAACCTTGAGGATTCAGGAGATTCCATAAATAGCTCAAGAAAAAATTGTTTAAGTACCTGATGCTTATTTAGGGATATCCTAGCCCAGCCAATAGTCTCAATTGTGCCAATACGCCAATAGGCGAATTTGATTACTGTTTGTTGTTTCAGGTAGGGAACAGGGAACAGGGAACAGGGAACAGGGAACAGGGAACAGGGAATATGGCATCAAAAATTCTCACAATTCCTACACGGATTGCTAAAGTTGAAAATTTACCTGTAAAGGTAGGAAACAGGGAACGGCGAAGGGGTAACAGTGATAAGATTTGACTATTTAAATACTAAAAGTGATTGTTATCACTGTCTGTATGCAGTCTATCATGGTCAATTTTGATGTGTGAGTCACCTGCATGCACCTGTCTTGATGCAGTCGCTCATGGGGGAAACCCCCAAGACCGCGCTGCATCGCTGTAAGCCCCGTGGAAACCCCCTGTTCCCTGTTCCCTATTCCCTGTTCCCTATTCCCTAAAACCCACCGGCCTAATTATCTCAGCCAAGTGAAAAACGCTGTAGTATTTCCAATAGGCTTAAAAATTGCCGGATTTGACGAGATTATCACCAGAGCACCTGTTTGTATGTCCCAGCACTATTACATTTCTCCCCGGTTTATCGATAAACTGGCAGTTCACATCACTAAAAACTTCCTTGAGATACCTCATGTCCGTGTGCCTCTAATTTTGGGAATTCATGGACGGAAGGGGGAGGGTAAGTCCTTTCAGTGTGAGCTTGTGTTCGAGCGCATGGGAATTGAAGCGGTTCATATGTCTTCTGGTGAGCTAGAAAGCCCAGATGCTGGGGATCCAGCCCGTCTGATCCGCTTGCGCTACCGAGAAACGGCTGAAATGATCCGAGTCAAGGGTAAGATGTGTGTGCTGATGATTAATGACTTGGATGCTGGGGCGGGACGGTTCGATGAACGCACCCAATATACGGTAAATACCCAGCTGGTGCATGGTACGTTGATGAACATTGCTGATAATCCCACCAATGTCCAACTTCCAGGGAGTTATGACTCACAACCGATCCACCGAGTACCGATTATTGTCACTGGTAATGATTTTTCTACTCTCTATGCGCCCTTGACTCGGGATGGTCGGATGACCAAATTCTACTGGGAGCCCAACCGAGAAGACCGGATTGGTATTGTTAGTGGTATCTTTCACGGAGATGGACTCTCTAGCGGGGAGATTGAACAACTGATTGATACCTTCGACAATCAAGCCATTGATTTCTTCAGTGCTTTGCGATCGCGTATTTACGATGAACAAATCCGTAAGTTTATTTACGATATTGGTCTAGACCGAGTTTCCTCTCGTGTAGTCAACACTAAGGAAGGACCGCCCAAATTTGAAACACCAAACTTTAGCCTCTCCCGCTTAATTGAGTTTGGAGAACTGATTAAAGCTGAACAGCAACGGTTAGAACTCAGCGGACTAGCTAGGGAGTACAATCAAGTTCCGTCCCTGACGAGCCACGCAAGTAATACAAATACTAATACAAATAGTAATTATACTATCCCAACCCCTGACCAACCTCAAGCAAACCACAAGACACCTCTATCCAATTCAGTCATCAGTGAGTCAACTAGCCCTAAGGTCGCCAACGGCTTAAATCACTCTGAGACAGGAGAGCACAACGGTAGCAAAAAGCCATTAGATCTAGGATTAGATCTAGAAACGCAAGACCAGATTGGAGAGCTTTTGGCTCAAGGTTACCGCCTTACCCTAGAATACGGCAATGAGCGTCGGGTTAAGAATAATGCTTGGAAAAGTGGGAATCCATTACCAGAAAACAATGTATCGGAAGCGATCGCTGCTTTGACAGAACGCTTAGGGGAGCATAAGGGTGAGTATGTGCGCCTAATTGGTATCGACACCAAAGCCAAGCGGCGGGTTCTCGAAAAGATTATCCAACGGCCTTGATCTTTCTCCTCCTTGAAGATAGGGAGATGGGGAGATGGGGAGATGGGGAGATGGGGAGTGTGGGAAGTGTGGGAAGTGTGGGGAGATGGGGAGATGGGGAGATGGGGAGATGGGGGAGTGTGGGAAGTGTGGGGAGATGGGGAGATGGGGAGATGGGGAGTAAGATCAGTATTCCCTCTTGCCGATTCCCGATTCCCGATTCCCGATTCCCGATTCCCAATTCTAAATTCTAAATTCGCGCATTCCCGATTCCCGATTCCCGATTCCCGATTCCCGATTCCCAATTCTAAATTCTAAATTCTAAATTCGCGCATTCCCTGCTCCCTACTCCCTACTCCCTGCTCCCTCCTCCCTTAACCAATTAACCATTAAAAACCATAAATTATAACATGACTAATGACAATAACTTGATTTACTCCTACCCACCCCTAAAAGCTGGAACTTTACTCAAACGCTACAAACGTTTTCTTGCGGATATTGAACTGCCATCAGGGGAAATTATTACTGCTCACTGCCCGAACACTGGCCCAATGATCGGAGTTTCAACTATTGGCTCTCCTGTACAAGTGTCCCATAGTGATAACCCAAAGCGGAAGTTACAATATACTTGGGAAATGATTCAGGTCAAGGACAATGAACCAACTTGGGTAGGGGTTAATACCGCTTTACCTAATCGAGTGATTAAGTCAGCATTGGAACAAAAACTGATTCCCGAGTTAGCGGACAGCTACAGCGAAATCCGCCCTGAGGTGCGTTACGGAAAAGAACGGAAAAGCCGGGTGGATTTTTTACTGACTGGCTCAGAGCGCCCGATTTATTTAGAAGTGAAAAGTGCTACCTTAGCTGAAGAGAATCGTGCTTTGTTCCCTGATACAGTTACTACTCGTGGACAAAAACATCTGCAAGAACTGATGGCACTACTTCCTGAAGCACGAGCGGTCATGCTTTATTTTATTAATCGTGCTGATTGTTTGCACTTTGCTCCTGGTGATAACTATGACCCAAACTATGGTAAACTTTTAAGAGAAGCAGTTAGCAAAGGTTTGGAAGTGTTGCCTTGTCGCTTTGAAATTACCCCGTTAGGAGTTCGCTATTTGGGGTTAGCAACCTTTGAGTGTTGAGGGTGTTAGTCGGTTATATATAATTTTTCTTTGAGTTGTTAATAAAATCCCTTAGGGAAAGGCAAGAGGCAAGAGGCATGCATGCTAGAGTTAATCAACTATAGAGGGATGTTGGGTAGGGATGCAGTCCCTCCCCATAAGGGACTGCATCAAGACACTAGATTTGATCTAACTGTTTAATCAAATCCAACCTTAGCAAACTACGTCACTATTACGTGCTCTAAATAATCCTCTCTTATCCCAAATAGCGAGGGTTCAGCATCGCTAACCTGAAGTGGTATTAGTGATGCTTGAAAGGGAACTTACAGATAAAAGGTGGCTTAAAGCCAAAGGGCTTTTTAATCCGAACGGGGCGCTTCTTAGGCACAAAGGGCTTAGGCATTTTGAACTTAAAGTCATCGTCATCAAATTCAAACTTATCATCATCGCGGTCATCATCGCGGTCATCATCATCT
Encoded proteins:
- a CDS encoding ribulose bisphosphate carboxylase small subunit is translated as MSQHYYISPRFIDKLAVHITKNFLEIPHVRVPLILGIHGRKGEGKSFQCELVFERMGIEAVHMSSGELESPDAGDPARLIRLRYRETAEMIRVKGKMCVLMINDLDAGAGRFDERTQYTVNTQLVHGTLMNIADNPTNVQLPGSYDSQPIHRVPIIVTGNDFSTLYAPLTRDGRMTKFYWEPNREDRIGIVSGIFHGDGLSSGEIEQLIDTFDNQAIDFFSALRSRIYDEQIRKFIYDIGLDRVSSRVVNTKEGPPKFETPNFSLSRLIEFGELIKAEQQRLELSGLAREYNQVPSLTSHASNTNTNTNSNYTIPTPDQPQANHKTPLSNSVISESTSPKVANGLNHSETGEHNGSKKPLDLGLDLETQDQIGELLAQGYRLTLEYGNERRVKNNAWKSGNPLPENNVSEAIAALTERLGEHKGEYVRLIGIDTKAKRRVLEKIIQRP
- the sfsA gene encoding DNA/RNA nuclease SfsA, whose translation is MTNDNNLIYSYPPLKAGTLLKRYKRFLADIELPSGEIITAHCPNTGPMIGVSTIGSPVQVSHSDNPKRKLQYTWEMIQVKDNEPTWVGVNTALPNRVIKSALEQKLIPELADSYSEIRPEVRYGKERKSRVDFLLTGSERPIYLEVKSATLAEENRALFPDTVTTRGQKHLQELMALLPEARAVMLYFINRADCLHFAPGDNYDPNYGKLLREAVSKGLEVLPCRFEITPLGVRYLGLATFEC